A single Streptomyces sp. Edi2 DNA region contains:
- a CDS encoding Vms1/Ankzf1 family peptidyl-tRNA hydrolase, translated as MRLSLLKPVINRPGPWASVYATVPLSAEDAAKQQELPASATTAQLFALGADEATCGAVHEALLTPREGVRGAHAGRVLFAAHGEIVLDTPLPGAPATPFAAWGPVPRVTPLLAAIGDDPICLVVRLDRAGADFALVGERGAGPTGRHSRAASPLPRTASGDPSERHVRTKTENTWEHNAGEIADAVREAFEESGAEAVVLVGEARERHLVHEKLPEPLRALTYESSHGGRAPGAESALVDRDIAQVRADCEREHIAQVADRFRTGAGPGNESAPHAAAGIPALIEAAREHRIDTLLVSPHGSDIARQVWVGSDADQLAVRGTELSYLGEEHPAVARADDALVRSAAATGADVVVVRDPDRAPTGGLGAILRGTVETGPQ; from the coding sequence ATGCGACTCTCGCTCCTGAAACCGGTCATCAACCGGCCAGGCCCCTGGGCATCCGTCTATGCCACCGTCCCGCTCAGCGCCGAGGACGCCGCAAAACAGCAGGAGTTGCCGGCGAGTGCCACCACGGCGCAGCTGTTCGCGCTCGGCGCGGACGAGGCCACCTGCGGTGCCGTGCACGAGGCCCTGCTCACGCCGCGGGAGGGCGTTCGCGGGGCACATGCCGGACGGGTGTTGTTCGCCGCCCACGGTGAGATCGTGCTCGACACCCCGCTCCCGGGGGCCCCGGCCACCCCCTTCGCCGCCTGGGGCCCGGTGCCCAGGGTTACCCCCTTGCTGGCGGCCATCGGGGACGACCCCATCTGCCTCGTGGTCCGTCTCGACCGGGCCGGGGCGGACTTCGCCCTCGTCGGCGAACGGGGCGCCGGGCCCACCGGCCGGCACAGCCGCGCCGCATCACCTCTGCCCCGCACCGCCTCGGGCGACCCGTCCGAACGCCACGTCCGGACCAAGACGGAGAACACCTGGGAACACAACGCCGGCGAGATCGCCGACGCGGTGCGCGAGGCCTTCGAGGAGAGCGGTGCCGAGGCCGTCGTCCTGGTCGGGGAGGCGCGCGAACGCCATCTGGTGCACGAGAAGCTGCCCGAACCGCTGCGTGCCCTCACCTACGAGAGCTCCCACGGCGGGCGTGCGCCCGGTGCCGAGAGCGCCCTGGTGGACCGGGACATCGCCCAGGTCAGAGCGGACTGCGAGCGCGAACATATCGCGCAGGTGGCGGACCGCTTCCGCACCGGCGCCGGGCCGGGGAACGAGAGCGCCCCGCACGCCGCGGCCGGTATCCCCGCCCTGATCGAGGCGGCGCGGGAACACCGGATCGACACCCTGCTGGTCAGCCCGCACGGCTCGGACATCGCCCGGCAGGTCTGGGTGGGCTCCGACGCCGACCAACTCGCCGTACGCGGAACGGAGTTGTCGTACCTGGGAGAGGAACATCCCGCGGTCGCACGGGCGGATGACGCGCTGGTGCGGTCGGCGGCCGCGACAGGGGCGGATGTCGTGGTGGTCCGGGACCCCGACCGTGCACCGACCGGCGGGCTCGGCGCCATCCTGCGGGGGACGGTGGAAACGGGGCCGCAGTGA
- a CDS encoding MFS transporter translates to MNVSTTPRPAEATDGGGSGVRIGVLVAALLAACFAFQLNASMLSPALKNIEDSLGASSAEIGLTQTAFFTSAALFSLFLPRLGDVIGRRRVLAGMLGLMVVGCVVAALATSVPMLFAGRVIQGVSGPVVPLCLIMLRVEVKEPKRYGTLLGVITAVNGGIAGVDSLAGGYLADRHGFGSVFWAMAAVAALATVLVATLTPESKSPAATRMDWPGVALLVVSVGSLLIALNEAGKLAAADWPLIAVLLVLSAAAFALFWRTENRTGHPLVATRHLKQRATWATLLTTVLTMTGVFAVMNGLIPAFAQDAQAGLGMSAEASAWWTLSPYALAGLAMGPLAGRLAATFGYGRILRCGLAGSVATVVLMLLTMHSHSQVLLLVTSVLVGIAYAGVANIVLNGLGIVLSPAENPGFLPGLNAGAFNLGAGLSFALLYAVKTAATPADPSSPGGYTAGMIAGVAILAAAIATSFLIPKPVAAEAQD, encoded by the coding sequence ATGAACGTTTCCACCACCCCGCGTCCCGCCGAGGCGACGGACGGCGGCGGGTCCGGCGTCCGGATAGGCGTCCTGGTCGCGGCGCTCCTCGCGGCGTGCTTCGCCTTCCAGCTCAACGCCAGCATGCTCAGCCCCGCGCTGAAGAACATCGAGGACTCCCTCGGCGCCAGTTCCGCCGAGATCGGCCTCACCCAGACCGCGTTCTTCACCTCGGCGGCGCTGTTCTCCCTGTTCCTCCCGCGGCTGGGCGATGTCATCGGCCGCCGCCGGGTACTGGCCGGCATGCTCGGCCTGATGGTCGTCGGATGTGTGGTCGCCGCGCTGGCCACCAGCGTGCCGATGCTGTTCGCCGGCCGGGTCATCCAGGGTGTCAGCGGTCCGGTCGTCCCGTTGTGTCTGATCATGCTGCGGGTCGAGGTGAAGGAGCCGAAGCGGTACGGCACCCTGCTCGGCGTGATCACCGCCGTCAACGGCGGGATCGCCGGTGTCGACTCCCTCGCGGGCGGCTACCTCGCCGACCGGCACGGTTTCGGGTCGGTCTTCTGGGCGATGGCGGCCGTTGCGGCCCTGGCCACCGTGCTGGTCGCCACCCTGACGCCCGAGTCGAAGTCGCCGGCGGCGACCCGTATGGACTGGCCCGGGGTCGCGCTGCTCGTCGTCTCCGTGGGCTCGCTGCTGATCGCGCTCAACGAGGCGGGCAAGCTGGCGGCCGCCGACTGGCCGCTGATCGCCGTCCTCCTCGTCTTGTCCGCGGCCGCCTTCGCGCTGTTCTGGCGGACCGAGAACCGCACCGGCCACCCGCTGGTCGCGACCCGGCACCTCAAGCAGCGCGCGACCTGGGCGACCCTGCTGACCACGGTGCTCACCATGACCGGTGTGTTCGCCGTCATGAACGGGCTGATCCCGGCGTTCGCCCAGGACGCCCAGGCCGGTCTCGGGATGAGCGCCGAGGCCTCCGCGTGGTGGACGCTGTCGCCGTACGCGCTCGCCGGACTGGCCATGGGGCCGCTGGCCGGCCGCCTCGCGGCCACGTTCGGCTACGGCCGCATCCTGCGGTGCGGCCTGGCCGGGTCGGTGGCGACGGTGGTGCTGATGCTGCTCACCATGCACAGTCATTCGCAGGTCCTGCTGCTGGTGACGTCCGTCCTGGTGGGCATCGCCTACGCGGGTGTGGCGAACATCGTCCTCAACGGGCTGGGCATCGTCCTCTCCCCCGCCGAGAACCCGGGCTTCCTGCCGGGCCTCAACGCGGGCGCGTTCAATCTCGGCGCGGGGCTCAGCTTTGCGCTCCTCTACGCGGTCAAGACCGCCGCCACCCCGGCGGACCCGTCGTCACCCGGTGGCTACACCGCGGGCATGATCGCGGGCGTGGCCATCCTCGCCGCGGCCATTGCGACGTCCTTCCTGATCCCGAAGCCGGTGGCCGCCGAAGCCCAGGACTGA
- a CDS encoding NAD(P)/FAD-dependent oxidoreductase, whose protein sequence is MIVGAGFAGFACARTLSRLARGAAEIVLLNPHDYFLYVPLLPEVAAGILEPRRVAVSLTGNLPGTRLVLGQAHDVDLDARQVHYTDPEGEKGALSYDRLVLTVGSVNKLLPVPGVAEHAHGFRGMPEALYLRDHVTRQIELAGAAEDPAERSARTTFVVVGAGYTGTEVAAHGVLFSDALARQNTGLKDGPRPRWLLLDVADRLLPGLDARLSHTADRVLRSRGVDVRTRTSVKEATADGVLLDDGEFIHSRSLIWCVGVRPDPLVDSLGLPTDKGRLCVDKFLGVPGRPEVFACGDAAAVPDLTRPGEVTPMTAQHAQRQGKVAAHNVAASCGQGSRRAYEHRDLGFMVDLGGAQAAANPLHLPISGPLAAAVTRGYHLMAMPGNRVRVAADWFLEAVLPRHGVELGLLSSWSVPLDTEAPELPRLPGGKSATT, encoded by the coding sequence GTGATCGTCGGAGCCGGTTTCGCCGGGTTCGCATGCGCCCGTACGCTCTCCCGGCTTGCCAGGGGAGCCGCCGAGATCGTGCTCCTCAACCCCCATGACTACTTTCTGTATGTGCCGCTGCTGCCGGAAGTGGCGGCCGGAATCCTCGAACCCCGCCGGGTCGCGGTATCGCTCACCGGGAACCTGCCGGGCACCCGGCTCGTCCTCGGGCAGGCCCACGACGTGGACCTCGATGCCCGTCAGGTCCACTACACCGACCCCGAGGGCGAGAAGGGCGCGCTGTCCTACGACCGGCTGGTCCTGACGGTCGGCAGCGTCAACAAGCTGCTTCCCGTCCCCGGCGTCGCCGAGCATGCCCACGGTTTCCGCGGGATGCCCGAAGCGCTGTACCTGCGCGACCACGTCACCCGCCAGATCGAACTGGCCGGTGCGGCCGAGGACCCGGCCGAACGATCCGCCAGGACCACCTTCGTGGTGGTGGGTGCCGGATACACCGGAACCGAAGTCGCCGCCCATGGAGTGCTGTTCAGCGATGCGCTGGCCCGGCAGAACACGGGGCTGAAGGACGGTCCACGCCCCCGCTGGCTGCTGCTGGACGTCGCCGACCGGCTGCTGCCCGGGCTCGACGCACGGCTGTCGCACACCGCCGACCGGGTCCTGCGCTCCCGTGGCGTCGATGTCCGCACCCGCACCTCCGTCAAGGAAGCCACCGCCGACGGGGTGCTGCTCGACGACGGCGAGTTCATCCACAGCCGTTCCCTGATCTGGTGTGTGGGCGTACGGCCCGACCCGCTGGTCGACTCGTTGGGGCTGCCCACCGACAAGGGGCGCCTGTGCGTGGACAAGTTCCTGGGCGTGCCCGGCCGGCCGGAGGTGTTCGCCTGCGGTGACGCGGCGGCCGTCCCTGACCTGACGCGCCCCGGCGAGGTGACGCCGATGACCGCCCAGCACGCCCAGCGGCAGGGCAAGGTCGCTGCGCACAATGTCGCGGCGTCCTGCGGCCAGGGTTCACGGCGCGCTTACGAGCACCGTGACCTGGGGTTCATGGTCGACCTGGGCGGTGCGCAGGCAGCGGCGAACCCCCTGCATCTCCCGATCTCCGGCCCCCTCGCCGCAGCCGTCACCCGCGGCTATCACCTGATGGCGATGCCGGGCAACCGGGTCAGGGTGGCCGCCGACTGGTTCCTGGAAGCCGTGCTGCCGCGCCATGGCGTTGAGCTGGGGCTGCTCAGTTCCTGGTCCGTGCCGCTGGACACGGAAGCCCCCGAACTGCCGCGCCTGCCCGGAGGCAAGTCCGCCACGACGTAA
- a CDS encoding AAA family ATPase encodes MVTFGHSRDACGDDWPLVGRERELAALDAVAAEVLSGRSRVVQLEGAAGVGKSVLLSTWWERNKQFRVLRARCHPLEREFAFGAVRQLFRPLLAAVSETDRARLLEGAAAATLRALDDAAATEPLPEAADVTASTLRGLDALVSRLSRRQPLLLAVDALQWIDQPSLRWLVHFAGRADSHPVLIAVTTRSAEVRRLDPLLAELVRPANCHTLVVEPLDIAGVGQLVRTLWGAEEPDDAFCAAAHAATGGHPLFVRALLHQARRSGVRPTAPFQDRIPTVMLSTLAGEISHRLCQASGEVVELARALAFLGDRKPPELLAAYCGTGRAVVLSAAQDLRSLGLLRADGDLRFTHLVVRDTVLGMLSPEELGAGHARAAQVSCLSGRPDEEVAAHLLAAGPVHGSWVLPVLRRAAGQALHRGAPETAVTYLRSALHQPLDDAERARVLLELGTAASHYDAALAISCVTGALEELTDETARSDALGVLAYSLLLSRGSRTDLSNVDRKIAVLCDRRTADSGAADRELALRMGALRAWMEFERPSATSPAPAPSPGTDDDLADRTAGERQLLAIRAFRALRAGLPAPYIAGLIERASVNLPAFSHDLFPLHYFVAQTLLYLDELDTADQLNRHLTREISGRGMELLVSSLMLYQAGLALRRGHITEALTTAQGAVDQASSTGRLPYALTLDTLRIDALLAQGRTEAADRIAGTHAVAGQAEVAWERPRFLMSLAALRIAQGNPRAGLSLLRECGHHCEAAGTISPAMAPWRSRSVAAHLALGDTASARTLAEQELDLARRCRIPRTLGVALRATGLATSGPRGLDLLAEAVDVLGPTPARLELARALHDFGTALLHRDDKRGARSALHRGLDLAVGCGATVLTARLQERLHLAGGRAGRAAGGAGAGALTAGEERVGTLAAQGYSNKQIAELLVVSLRTVETHLTGAYRKLGIAGRPHLAAAMAAADRSRRGSGTADS; translated from the coding sequence GTGGTGACGTTCGGACATTCCCGCGATGCATGCGGTGACGACTGGCCGTTGGTGGGGCGCGAACGCGAGCTCGCCGCCCTCGACGCCGTGGCCGCCGAGGTCCTGTCCGGCCGGTCCCGCGTCGTACAGCTCGAAGGGGCGGCCGGGGTCGGCAAGTCCGTCCTGCTGAGCACCTGGTGGGAGCGGAACAAGCAGTTCCGGGTGCTGCGGGCCCGCTGCCACCCCCTGGAGCGCGAATTCGCCTTCGGCGCGGTGCGACAGCTGTTCAGGCCCCTGCTGGCCGCGGTGTCCGAGACCGACCGCGCCCGTCTGCTGGAAGGCGCCGCGGCGGCCACGCTCCGGGCGCTGGACGACGCCGCCGCCACGGAACCGCTGCCGGAGGCGGCCGATGTGACGGCGTCGACGCTGCGGGGACTCGACGCCCTCGTCTCCCGGCTCTCCCGCCGGCAACCCCTGCTCCTGGCGGTCGACGCCCTGCAGTGGATCGACCAGCCGTCACTGCGGTGGCTCGTGCACTTCGCCGGACGGGCGGACAGCCACCCCGTTCTGATCGCGGTGACCACGCGGAGCGCCGAGGTCAGACGGCTCGATCCGCTGCTCGCCGAGCTCGTCCGTCCCGCGAACTGCCACACCCTCGTGGTGGAGCCCCTGGACATCGCCGGTGTGGGACAGCTGGTGCGGACGCTCTGGGGCGCGGAGGAACCCGATGACGCCTTCTGCGCCGCCGCTCACGCCGCCACGGGCGGGCACCCGCTGTTCGTCCGCGCCCTGCTCCACCAGGCCCGGCGCAGCGGGGTACGGCCGACCGCGCCCTTCCAGGACCGGATCCCCACGGTCATGCTGTCGACGCTCGCGGGGGAGATCTCGCACCGGCTCTGCCAGGCGTCCGGCGAGGTCGTGGAGCTGGCGCGGGCACTGGCCTTCCTGGGCGACCGCAAGCCTCCGGAGCTGCTGGCCGCGTACTGCGGAACGGGCCGGGCGGTGGTGCTCTCCGCCGCACAGGACCTGCGGTCGCTGGGGCTGCTGCGCGCGGACGGCGACCTCCGTTTCACCCATCTGGTCGTCCGCGACACGGTGCTCGGGATGCTGTCGCCCGAGGAACTCGGTGCCGGTCATGCGCGTGCGGCCCAGGTGTCCTGCCTCAGCGGGCGTCCCGACGAGGAAGTCGCGGCCCATCTGCTCGCGGCCGGTCCCGTACACGGCTCCTGGGTCCTGCCGGTGCTGCGCAGAGCGGCCGGTCAGGCCTTACACCGCGGCGCACCCGAAACGGCCGTGACCTATCTGCGCTCCGCCCTGCACCAGCCGCTGGACGACGCCGAGCGCGCCCGCGTGCTCCTGGAACTGGGCACCGCAGCCAGCCATTACGATGCCGCGCTGGCCATCTCCTGTGTCACCGGCGCGCTCGAAGAGCTGACCGACGAAACGGCCCGCAGTGATGCCCTGGGCGTGCTCGCCTACTCGCTGCTCCTCTCCCGCGGCTCCCGTACGGACCTGTCGAATGTGGACCGGAAGATCGCGGTGCTGTGCGACCGGCGCACCGCGGACTCCGGGGCCGCCGACCGTGAACTGGCGCTGCGGATGGGGGCGCTGCGCGCCTGGATGGAGTTCGAGCGGCCCTCCGCCACGAGCCCGGCCCCCGCGCCGTCCCCCGGCACGGACGACGACCTGGCCGACCGCACCGCGGGAGAACGCCAGCTGCTCGCGATCCGCGCCTTCCGAGCCCTGCGCGCCGGCCTGCCCGCCCCGTACATCGCCGGTCTCATCGAGCGCGCTTCCGTCAATCTGCCGGCGTTCTCCCATGATCTGTTCCCGCTGCACTACTTCGTCGCCCAGACACTGCTGTACCTCGACGAGCTCGACACGGCCGACCAGCTCAACCGTCATCTGACCCGGGAGATCTCGGGCCGGGGCATGGAACTGCTCGTCTCCTCCCTGATGCTCTACCAGGCAGGACTGGCGCTGCGCCGAGGCCACATCACCGAAGCGCTCACCACCGCACAGGGCGCCGTTGACCAGGCGTCCTCCACCGGGCGGCTCCCGTACGCACTGACCTTGGACACCCTCAGGATCGACGCCCTCCTCGCACAGGGCCGGACCGAGGCGGCCGACCGGATCGCGGGCACCCATGCCGTGGCCGGGCAGGCGGAAGTGGCGTGGGAGCGGCCCCGCTTCCTCATGAGTCTGGCAGCGCTGCGGATCGCTCAGGGCAATCCGCGGGCCGGGCTCTCGCTGCTCCGCGAGTGCGGCCACCACTGCGAGGCCGCGGGGACCATCAGCCCCGCGATGGCTCCCTGGCGCTCCCGTTCGGTGGCCGCCCATCTCGCCCTGGGGGACACCGCGTCGGCCCGTACGCTGGCCGAGCAGGAGCTCGACCTCGCCCGGCGCTGCCGGATCCCGCGGACCCTCGGGGTGGCGCTGCGGGCGACGGGGCTCGCCACGAGCGGTCCTCGGGGGCTGGACCTGCTGGCCGAGGCCGTCGACGTACTCGGCCCCACCCCCGCCCGCCTCGAACTCGCCCGCGCTTTGCACGACTTCGGGACCGCCCTGCTGCACCGGGACGACAAGCGGGGCGCCAGGAGCGCCTTGCACCGCGGGCTGGACCTGGCCGTGGGGTGCGGTGCCACGGTGCTCACCGCGCGTCTGCAGGAGCGGCTGCACCTCGCCGGCGGGCGGGCCGGCAGAGCCGCCGGGGGCGCGGGGGCCGGGGCGCTGACCGCGGGGGAGGAACGCGTCGGGACCCTGGCGGCGCAGGGATACAGCAACAAACAGATCGCCGAACTGCTCGTCGTGTCGCTGCGGACCGTGGAGACCCATCTGACCGGCGCCTACCGCAAGCTCGGCATCGCGGGGCGCCCGCATCTGGCGGCGGCCATGGCGGCTGCGGACCGGTCCCGCCGGGGGAGCGGCACGGCGGACTCCTGA
- a CDS encoding DUF2795 domain-containing protein, with product MVMEHGTDKTGPARDDVMKKQLRGQLTAERSLRTDEEHELQPAGEDQPVAAWSPESDFRGGTPSGMSERDVGLRSELAQHLGRSLYPADKYAIIETLRRNNAPDRLVAMAERLPAHERFGNVQSIAEAVGIATEHRRA from the coding sequence ATGGTCATGGAACACGGCACGGACAAGACCGGCCCCGCCCGGGATGACGTGATGAAGAAGCAACTACGGGGGCAATTGACGGCGGAGCGCTCCCTGCGGACCGATGAGGAGCACGAACTCCAGCCGGCCGGAGAGGACCAGCCGGTGGCGGCGTGGTCCCCCGAGAGCGACTTCAGGGGCGGCACGCCGAGCGGGATGAGCGAGCGGGATGTCGGGCTGCGTTCCGAACTCGCCCAGCACCTGGGGCGGAGCCTGTATCCGGCCGACAAGTACGCGATCATCGAAACCCTGCGGCGGAACAACGCTCCGGACCGGCTGGTCGCGATGGCCGAGCGGCTGCCCGCACACGAGCGGTTCGGCAATGTGCAGAGCATCGCCGAGGCCGTCGGCATCGCGACCGAACACCGACGCGCCTGA
- a CDS encoding LacI family DNA-binding transcriptional regulator codes for MAEVTLRDVALASGCSIATVSRVLAGTRPVGAETARTVRAAAERLGYRPNQVARALRSRSTGTVGLVLPQITNPFFPSLVRELEHALHAEGRAVLLADCDDDPVTEAARIHAFLGRQVDALLLIPVDERRSREAVAGAAARVPLVLLDRGCGPGVADSVAVDNAAGMALVLDHLAATGRRRPCFVGAAGTASAAVERRAAYETGAAALDPTATGRIELGDFSVEWGRAAVDRVWPSRPDALICANDLVAAGALQRLRQLGAEVPGEVAVTGFDDIPLAGLADPALTTVRQPVGELAAEAARLLSRGPAGAEPGARRTVRLAPELVVRASSVSVGAPGVSGSTGAPGVPCAEVSRARRG; via the coding sequence GTGGCCGAAGTCACGTTGAGGGATGTCGCGCTGGCGTCGGGCTGCTCCATTGCCACGGTCTCCCGTGTCCTGGCCGGCACCCGACCGGTCGGCGCCGAGACCGCACGCACCGTACGCGCGGCGGCGGAGCGCCTGGGCTACCGGCCCAATCAGGTGGCCCGGGCCCTGCGCAGCCGTTCCACCGGCACCGTCGGGCTGGTGCTGCCGCAGATCACCAACCCGTTCTTCCCCTCCCTCGTCCGGGAGCTGGAGCACGCCCTGCACGCCGAGGGGCGGGCCGTCCTCCTCGCCGACTGCGACGACGACCCGGTGACCGAGGCGGCCCGGATCCACGCCTTCCTGGGGCGGCAGGTCGACGCCTTGCTGCTGATACCCGTCGACGAGCGGCGCAGCCGGGAAGCGGTGGCCGGTGCGGCCGCCCGGGTGCCGCTGGTGCTGCTCGACCGCGGCTGCGGACCCGGTGTCGCCGACTCCGTCGCCGTCGACAACGCGGCCGGTATGGCGCTGGTGCTCGATCACCTGGCTGCCACCGGCCGCCGCCGCCCGTGCTTCGTCGGCGCGGCCGGGACCGCTTCGGCGGCGGTGGAACGGCGCGCGGCCTACGAGACCGGGGCCGCGGCGCTGGACCCCACGGCCACTGGGCGCATCGAACTCGGCGACTTCTCGGTGGAGTGGGGGCGGGCGGCCGTCGACCGCGTCTGGCCGTCCCGCCCGGATGCCCTGATCTGCGCCAACGACCTCGTCGCCGCCGGTGCGCTGCAGCGACTGCGACAGCTGGGCGCGGAGGTACCGGGCGAGGTCGCGGTCACCGGCTTCGACGACATCCCGCTGGCGGGCCTCGCCGACCCGGCGCTGACCACCGTCCGCCAGCCGGTCGGCGAACTGGCCGCCGAAGCCGCCCGCCTGCTGAGCCGCGGCCCGGCCGGAGCGGAACCCGGGGCGCGGCGCACGGTCCGGCTGGCACCGGAGCTGGTCGTGCGGGCTTCCAGTGTCTCCGTGGGCGCGCCCGGCGTGTCCGGCTCCACCGGCGCGCCCGGGGTGCCGTGCGCTGAAGTGTCGCGGGCCCGCAGGGGCTGA
- a CDS encoding DUF5709 domain-containing protein: MSDDAMGDEVYQPPRSDPQDNPNDLDMEDALDEPDLDETLDTGYSPPERPFVVNHEGTTARELHDRDTLDHRLAVEVPDVCAPDGDGIGDLPDGVGEPTDLECGEERAGRLVGSDEGFWRGGSNDIAARDVGIDGGAASAEEAAVHIARDNAGDGERESG; this comes from the coding sequence ATGTCCGACGACGCAATGGGCGACGAGGTCTATCAGCCGCCCAGATCCGATCCCCAGGACAACCCCAACGACCTCGACATGGAGGACGCCCTGGACGAGCCGGATCTCGACGAGACGCTGGACACGGGCTATTCGCCTCCGGAGCGTCCCTTCGTGGTGAACCACGAGGGGACCACCGCGCGGGAGCTGCACGACCGCGACACGCTCGACCACCGGCTGGCGGTGGAGGTACCGGACGTCTGCGCGCCCGACGGCGACGGCATCGGCGACCTGCCGGACGGGGTGGGGGAACCGACGGACCTCGAATGCGGCGAGGAGCGGGCCGGCCGGCTCGTGGGCTCCGACGAGGGGTTCTGGCGCGGGGGAAGCAATGACATCGCCGCCCGGGACGTCGGGATCGACGGCGGCGCCGCCTCGGCGGAGGAGGCGGCGGTGCATATCGCGCGGGACAATGCGGGGGACGGGGAACGGGAGAGCGGCTGA
- a CDS encoding DUF779 domain-containing protein, translating to MSGGEEPLAAAGGTAAEETSRIALSAAATELLRLLCDRHGPLMFHQSGGCCDGSAPMCYPAGEFRTGSSDVLLARLTVEGVPEPVGFWMSGDQFERWRHTHLTVDVVPGRGSGFSLEAPEGVRFLIRSRLFTDEERAALGD from the coding sequence ATGAGCGGCGGCGAGGAGCCGTTGGCGGCCGCCGGGGGCACCGCTGCGGAGGAAACTTCCCGGATCGCGCTCAGCGCGGCGGCGACCGAACTGCTGCGTCTGCTGTGCGACCGGCACGGCCCGCTGATGTTCCACCAGTCCGGCGGCTGCTGTGACGGCAGTGCCCCCATGTGCTACCCGGCCGGGGAGTTCCGTACGGGATCGTCGGATGTGCTGCTGGCCCGGCTGACCGTGGAGGGCGTGCCGGAGCCGGTGGGGTTCTGGATGTCCGGGGACCAGTTCGAGCGCTGGCGGCACACCCATCTGACGGTGGACGTCGTACCCGGGCGGGGCAGTGGCTTCTCCCTGGAGGCGCCGGAGGGCGTCCGTTTCCTGATCCGCTCGCGGCTGTTCACCGACGAGGAACGCGCGGCTCTCGGCGACTGA
- a CDS encoding nucleoside hydrolase produces the protein MARKIILDCDPGHDDAIAMLLAHGNPDVELVAVTTVVGNQTLEKVTRNALSVARIAGITGVPFAAGCPRPLVRAIETAPDIHGETGLDGPDLPEPAFELDRRHAVDLIIDTVMSHEPGEITIVPTAGLTNIALAVRKEPRIAERVREVVLMGGGYHEGNWSAVAEFNIIIDPEAAHIVFNERWPVTMVGLDLTHQALATPAVEEKIAAVGTAPARFVLELLDFFREAYRENQGFDHPPVHDPCAVAYVIDPEVMTVRKAPVDIELRGALTVGMTVTDFRAPAPEDCTTQVAVKLDHERFWNLVVDALERIGDVEA, from the coding sequence TTGGCCAGAAAGATCATCCTCGACTGCGACCCGGGGCATGACGATGCGATCGCCATGCTCCTGGCACATGGCAATCCCGACGTCGAGCTGGTCGCCGTGACGACCGTGGTCGGGAACCAGACGCTGGAGAAGGTGACCCGCAACGCCCTGTCCGTGGCGCGCATCGCCGGGATCACGGGCGTGCCCTTTGCCGCCGGCTGCCCGCGTCCGCTGGTGCGGGCCATCGAGACGGCGCCGGACATCCACGGCGAGACCGGTCTCGACGGCCCGGACCTGCCCGAGCCGGCCTTCGAGCTGGACCGCCGGCATGCGGTGGACCTGATCATCGACACGGTGATGTCCCACGAGCCCGGCGAGATCACCATCGTCCCGACCGCGGGCCTGACGAACATCGCCCTGGCCGTACGCAAGGAGCCGCGGATCGCCGAGCGGGTCCGCGAGGTCGTCCTGATGGGCGGCGGCTACCACGAGGGCAACTGGAGCGCGGTCGCCGAGTTCAACATCATCATCGACCCCGAGGCCGCGCACATCGTCTTCAACGAGCGCTGGCCGGTGACCATGGTCGGCCTGGATCTGACGCACCAGGCGCTGGCCACCCCGGCCGTCGAGGAGAAGATCGCCGCCGTCGGCACGGCGCCTGCCCGCTTCGTCCTGGAGCTGCTGGACTTCTTCCGCGAGGCCTACCGCGAGAACCAGGGCTTCGACCACCCGCCGGTGCACGACCCGTGCGCGGTCGCCTACGTCATCGACCCGGAGGTCATGACCGTACGCAAGGCCCCGGTGGACATCGAGCTGCGCGGTGCGCTGACGGTCGGGATGACCGTGACGGACTTCCGCGCGCCCGCCCCCGAGGACTGCACCACCCAGGTGGCGGTCAAGCTCGACCACGAGCGGTTCTGGAACCTCGTCGTGGACGCGCTCGAGCGGATCGGTGACGTCGAGGCATGA
- a CDS encoding PadR family transcriptional regulator → MALDHAILVSLLEKPGSGYELARRFDRSIGYFWTATHQQIYRVLKRMESDGWIDVREVPQQARPDKKEYSVAAPGRAALSGWLHEPIEPESVRHDLAVKIRGAAFDDPAALIREVERHHRAHSDRLAHYLAGERRDFTGPEAPAPPDAGQELQHVVLRGGIAYERMTLAWLDDVLATLHRLAGPHRDGPER, encoded by the coding sequence ATGGCGCTCGACCACGCGATCCTCGTCTCCCTGCTGGAGAAGCCGGGCTCCGGCTATGAGCTGGCCCGGCGGTTCGACCGGTCCATCGGATACTTCTGGACCGCCACCCACCAGCAGATCTACCGCGTGCTCAAGCGCATGGAGAGCGACGGCTGGATCGATGTCCGCGAGGTGCCCCAACAGGCCCGGCCGGACAAGAAGGAGTACTCCGTCGCCGCCCCGGGCCGGGCCGCGCTCTCCGGGTGGCTCCACGAGCCGATCGAACCCGAGAGCGTCCGGCACGACCTCGCCGTGAAGATCCGCGGCGCGGCGTTCGACGATCCGGCCGCGCTGATTCGTGAGGTCGAGCGCCACCACCGGGCGCACTCCGACCGGCTCGCGCACTATCTCGCGGGGGAGCGGCGGGACTTCACCGGTCCCGAGGCCCCCGCGCCGCCCGACGCCGGGCAAGAGCTCCAGCATGTCGTGCTGCGCGGCGGCATCGCCTACGAGCGGATGACCCTCGCCTGGCTCGACGACGTGCTCGCCACCCTCCACCGGCTCGCCGGCCCGCACCGGGACGGCCCCGAGCGATGA